From the genome of Niabella agricola, one region includes:
- a CDS encoding SDR family NAD(P)-dependent oxidoreductase: MEEKKDVVLITGAAGGIGRAVAKVFAGKGFAVAMTDVDASGLRETEMQVASLTKEYMSLAGDLQQIEFLEQLVDACLARWSRMDVLVNNAVWRSVETLTTISVEDWEKTLRINLTAPAFLSRIAASRLIERNLTCVIVNISSIMSALAGGYAPAYTVCKGAIESLTYELAVLYGPKGFRAVAVRPGNVATVLSNGYENEAQQNISAQMISEINGRTPLNRAADPEEIAAAVFWVSSSEAAFVTGTCITVDGGLSHNFNAYFIKQQLKAKEF, translated from the coding sequence ATGGAAGAGAAAAAAGATGTTGTTTTAATTACAGGAGCCGCCGGCGGCATCGGGCGGGCGGTCGCAAAAGTATTTGCAGGAAAGGGATTTGCTGTAGCGATGACGGATGTAGATGCAAGCGGCCTGCGGGAAACAGAAATGCAGGTAGCATCCCTTACAAAAGAATACATGAGCCTGGCGGGTGATCTGCAGCAGATTGAATTTTTAGAGCAATTGGTGGATGCCTGCCTGGCCCGTTGGAGCCGGATGGATGTACTGGTCAATAATGCCGTGTGGCGTTCGGTGGAAACCTTAACGACGATTTCGGTTGAAGACTGGGAGAAAACCTTGCGGATCAATCTCACCGCGCCGGCGTTCCTGTCGAGGATTGCCGCCAGCCGGCTTATAGAACGGAATTTGACCTGTGTAATCGTAAATATTTCCAGTATCATGTCGGCATTGGCGGGGGGGTATGCACCGGCCTATACGGTTTGCAAAGGAGCGATTGAAAGCCTTACGTATGAGTTAGCCGTTTTGTACGGACCAAAGGGATTCAGGGCTGTAGCGGTAAGGCCGGGTAATGTAGCTACCGTATTAAGCAACGGTTATGAAAACGAAGCACAACAAAATATCAGTGCGCAAATGATATCGGAAATTAACGGAAGAACGCCCTTGAACAGGGCTGCAGATCCGGAGGAGATAGCGGCTGCGGTTTTTTGGGTGTCTTCCTCCGAAGCCGCATTTGTTACCGGAACTTGTATTACGGTAGACGGTGGTTTATCGCATAATTTCAACGCTTATTTTATAAAGCAACAATTAAAGGCAAAAGAATTTTGA
- a CDS encoding aldo/keto reductase → MNYRSIGKFEISALTLGTVSLGIPYGVFSGQQQPDIDAAGQLLRTALQLGIRSFDTAREYGIAEQLLGALVAEGVPPGTAIVSKFKITSAAVADPALAKQQAYDSVRASLRCLNLDQLPICLFHMVSGYDPGAVCAMVPEIIESLVQEGLIAYGGISLDHLLELKRFAALPAINVLQIPVNIWDQRLADDPIWDALAAEGKIVFARSVFLKGLLLRHPGELTGDLKAAAYFIEQLGTFAKACDMSVAEFCFCYVRDLPGITSIVFGAETLQQLKENTGLLTGRKIPAEVLEKAKACFRNVPENLLAPRTWKL, encoded by the coding sequence GTGAACTATAGAAGCATCGGGAAATTTGAAATATCTGCATTAACATTGGGAACGGTTTCCCTGGGCATACCCTATGGGGTGTTCAGCGGTCAGCAGCAGCCCGATATTGATGCGGCAGGCCAGCTGCTGCGCACGGCATTACAGCTTGGAATCAGGTCTTTTGATACAGCAAGAGAATATGGGATCGCCGAACAGCTGCTGGGTGCACTGGTAGCAGAAGGAGTACCCCCTGGCACGGCCATTGTCAGCAAGTTTAAAATAACAAGTGCAGCTGTTGCCGATCCTGCGCTTGCAAAGCAGCAGGCATATGATAGCGTGCGCGCTTCACTGCGCTGTTTAAACCTGGATCAGCTGCCTATTTGTTTGTTTCATATGGTGTCTGGTTACGATCCCGGCGCCGTTTGCGCAATGGTACCAGAAATCATAGAATCCCTGGTGCAGGAGGGGCTGATCGCTTACGGGGGTATATCGCTGGATCATCTACTGGAATTAAAAAGATTTGCGGCACTTCCGGCAATCAATGTATTGCAGATACCCGTTAACATCTGGGATCAGCGTTTGGCTGATGATCCCATTTGGGATGCACTGGCGGCTGAAGGAAAGATTGTTTTTGCCAGAAGCGTTTTTCTTAAAGGGCTGTTGCTGCGGCATCCGGGAGAACTTACCGGCGATTTGAAGGCCGCGGCTTATTTTATTGAACAATTGGGCACCTTCGCAAAAGCCTGCGACATGAGTGTTGCCGAATTTTGTTTTTGTTATGTGCGCGATCTGCCGGGGATTACCAGTATCGTATTTGGAGCAGAAACCCTGCAACAGCTAAAAGAGAATACGGGGCTGTTGACCGGCCGGAAAATTCCCGCTGAAGTATTGGAGAAGGCCAAAGCCTGTTTTCGCAATGTTCCCGAAAATTTACTGGCTCCCAGAACATGGAAATTATAG
- a CDS encoding SGNH/GDSL hydrolase family protein: MQNRRQFLGTIGWTGMAALSTTGYLFAGTERTSLSDAALIAAMFKQRDPVKWLFTGDSITQGAKHTHGMRAYPEIFAERVRWEMGRPRDMMINTAVSGNTTADVKSDFEWRVGQYHPQVVFFMLGTNDAAIQKGIAPDTFKANMTDLIERVRKLHAIPVLLSPNRIVVSMAQERAALGDYVAVLGELAASQSLVYADVWTAWDTELQRKYKGRQNDRLLNDPLHPNGYGHQEIAGLLFRTLSVYNPDMPSCGGPYYENKCW, translated from the coding sequence ATGCAGAACCGGAGGCAATTTCTGGGAACAATTGGTTGGACAGGTATGGCTGCCCTGAGCACCACCGGGTATCTTTTTGCCGGAACGGAAAGAACTTCTTTAAGTGATGCGGCGCTTATTGCAGCCATGTTCAAGCAACGGGATCCCGTAAAATGGCTGTTTACGGGGGATAGCATTACACAGGGAGCCAAACACACGCATGGCATGCGTGCTTATCCGGAGATTTTTGCCGAACGGGTACGATGGGAAATGGGCCGCCCGCGAGACATGATGATCAACACTGCCGTTAGCGGGAATACGACTGCTGATGTTAAAAGCGATTTTGAATGGCGGGTAGGGCAGTATCATCCCCAGGTGGTCTTCTTCATGCTGGGAACAAATGATGCCGCCATACAAAAGGGAATTGCGCCAGATACTTTTAAGGCAAATATGACGGATCTTATAGAACGGGTACGGAAATTACATGCCATTCCGGTGCTCCTGAGTCCGAACCGGATTGTGGTATCAATGGCACAGGAGCGTGCGGCGCTGGGCGACTATGTTGCCGTGCTGGGCGAACTGGCGGCTTCGCAATCGCTTGTTTATGCAGATGTGTGGACGGCATGGGACACGGAATTGCAGCGCAAATACAAGGGCCGGCAAAATGACCGCCTGCTCAACGATCCGCTGCATCCCAATGGTTATGGCCATCAGGAGATAGCAGGGCTGCTGTTCCGTACGCTTTCCGTATACAACCCGGATATGCCAAGCTGTGGAGGACCTTATTATGAAAATAAATGCTGGTAA
- a CDS encoding sialidase family protein, producing MLYLLFNSFKSRLFIQPVTGVLLICALWSASCSVNRNSSHVSPLRQVVLKLAPGPDNPRNSEGSFVTLKDGRILFVYSRYTGDNSGDHAPAYLAGRYSSDGGKTWSDKDEVIVTQEGNMNVMSVSLLRLQNGTIALFYLRKNSTVDCIPVVRFSTDEARSWTEPIDCITDQKGYFVLNNDRVIQLKDGRLMMAVARHSHPADAKWQESGALFAYYSDDNGKTWVSGKQVNTPKGIITQEPGLVALKNGQVMMYIRASGGTQYVSYSRDRGVTWSEAVPYLLKSPLSPATIERIPATGDLLAVWNNNDGTDPVTKGKRTPLTVAVSKDEGKSWQKITNIETDTDGWYCYIAIHFYKKSVLLSYCAGSQKAHTHLSVTDISRFNLSDLYKR from the coding sequence ATGTTGTACCTTCTATTCAATTCATTTAAAAGCCGGTTGTTTATCCAACCGGTAACCGGTGTACTGTTGATATGCGCGCTGTGGAGTGCCTCCTGCTCCGTAAACCGGAATAGCTCCCATGTTTCTCCGTTGCGCCAAGTGGTGCTGAAACTGGCGCCCGGACCGGATAACCCCCGTAACAGCGAGGGCTCATTCGTAACGTTGAAAGATGGCCGTATCCTGTTTGTCTATTCCCGGTATACCGGTGATAATTCCGGTGATCATGCGCCTGCTTACCTGGCGGGCCGGTATTCGTCTGACGGTGGCAAAACCTGGTCAGACAAGGATGAAGTGATCGTAACACAGGAGGGCAATATGAATGTGATGTCGGTTTCTTTACTACGGTTGCAAAACGGAACCATTGCCCTGTTTTATCTCAGGAAGAATTCGACGGTAGACTGTATTCCCGTGGTGCGCTTTTCCACGGATGAAGCAAGGTCCTGGACGGAACCCATTGATTGTATTACGGATCAGAAAGGCTACTTCGTGCTGAATAACGACCGGGTGATCCAGCTGAAGGATGGCCGGCTGATGATGGCCGTAGCCCGGCATTCCCATCCTGCGGATGCAAAGTGGCAGGAATCCGGGGCATTATTTGCCTATTACTCCGATGATAACGGGAAAACCTGGGTGTCGGGAAAACAGGTAAATACTCCTAAAGGAATCATTACACAGGAACCTGGCCTGGTTGCGTTAAAAAACGGACAGGTTATGATGTATATCCGCGCCAGCGGCGGCACCCAGTATGTTTCCTATTCCCGTGACCGGGGCGTTACCTGGAGCGAGGCGGTACCGTATCTTTTAAAATCGCCCCTTTCACCCGCCACCATTGAACGGATCCCTGCCACCGGCGATCTGCTGGCCGTATGGAATAATAATGATGGTACGGATCCGGTGACCAAAGGCAAACGCACTCCCTTAACAGTGGCTGTTTCAAAAGACGAGGGAAAGTCGTGGCAGAAGATCACCAATATTGAAACAGATACGGACGGATGGTATTGTTATATCGCGATCCATTTTTACAAAAAGTCCGTGCTGTTATCCTATTGTGCCGGCAGTCAGAAGGCACATACCCATTTGTCTGTCACGGATATTTCCCGTTTTAATTTGAGCGATCTCTATAAAAGATAG
- a CDS encoding pyridoxal-phosphate dependent enzyme, which translates to MKGIWKYEALLPEIAVKHRITMGEGNTPLVSSKNIGALLGLDALYFKLESLNPTGSYKDRFAAVVLSALKSRGTSFFLATSSGNTGAALAAYGAAASIPCFLAVVDGAPASKLEQMGIYGARIFMVKNFGLTQSVTEELMKELKRLAMAHHTDIAISAYCYAPAGMSGVQTIAYEIAEELPDVHAVFVPAGGGGLTLAMIKGFQRWKKLHKVFKTPTVFCVQPQGNDTIAGALMDRQKTVKGLARCTSSISGLQVPNLLDANQILEAAKRAKVRGALVSDAEVYECQQQLAAMEGIYCEPAGAVALAGLKRAVQSGQIRKMDRVVCLVTGHGFKDVRGRLFPADNYIRFEHTAESINFIKKYI; encoded by the coding sequence TTGAAGGGTATTTGGAAATACGAGGCATTGCTTCCCGAAATTGCTGTAAAGCATCGCATCACCATGGGGGAAGGAAATACGCCACTGGTATCGTCAAAGAATATTGGTGCGCTTTTGGGATTGGATGCGCTTTATTTTAAATTGGAGAGCTTAAATCCAACGGGATCATACAAGGATCGTTTTGCAGCAGTGGTACTGTCGGCATTAAAATCGCGGGGCACTTCTTTTTTCCTGGCCACATCCAGCGGCAATACCGGAGCCGCCCTGGCTGCCTATGGTGCTGCAGCATCGATTCCCTGTTTTTTGGCTGTTGTGGATGGGGCACCTGCAAGCAAGCTGGAGCAAATGGGCATTTACGGCGCCCGGATCTTTATGGTGAAAAATTTTGGTCTTACGCAATCGGTTACGGAAGAACTGATGAAGGAACTAAAGCGGCTGGCTATGGCGCATCATACAGATATTGCCATCAGTGCCTATTGCTATGCCCCTGCAGGAATGTCGGGTGTGCAAACGATCGCCTACGAAATAGCGGAGGAGCTGCCCGATGTGCATGCGGTGTTTGTTCCCGCCGGTGGTGGCGGTTTAACACTGGCGATGATCAAGGGCTTTCAACGCTGGAAAAAATTGCATAAAGTATTTAAAACACCCACCGTTTTTTGTGTGCAGCCCCAGGGTAATGATACAATTGCCGGAGCCCTGATGGATCGGCAAAAAACGGTAAAAGGACTGGCCCGGTGTACGAGCAGCATCAGCGGATTGCAGGTGCCGAACCTGCTGGATGCCAACCAGATCCTGGAGGCGGCAAAACGCGCAAAAGTAAGGGGGGCGCTTGTTTCAGACGCGGAGGTATACGAATGTCAGCAACAGCTGGCCGCAATGGAGGGCATCTATTGTGAGCCCGCAGGAGCGGTTGCGTTGGCTGGTTTAAAAAGGGCGGTTCAATCGGGACAGATCCGTAAAATGGACCGGGTGGTCTGTTTAGTTACCGGTCATGGGTTTAAGGATGTCCGGGGACGTCTTTTCCCTGCAGATAACTATATCCGGTTTGAACATACGGCCGAATCTATAAACTTTATCAAAAAATATATTTAA
- a CDS encoding M81 family metallopeptidase: protein MKKRVALVGIYHESNTFNKRLTVYEDFVNSRLLKGAAIIEQYKNAYHEIGGFIEALDKDAIELVPVFYAEATPGGTIGASAYLQLKQELLQLLEAVLPVDAVLVAPHGAGVCETCPDMDGDWLLAVRQLVGPTTPVVGTLDPHANVSVQMIQQTTALIAYATNPHLDQRQTGIKAAQLLNRILLEGLKVQQELLQLPLSISIEQQNTNTEPCRSLYREVQDIATAEGVIQVSIILGFPYADVYEMGTAVIVVTRQGENATQLFPELSACFMKRLPQFRGEKLNPEELLEQALTAERPVLLLDMGDNVGGGSAGTSMFLMDLLEAAGATKAVICMHDPATVRAVSGLKAGTRSAIAFHRLNPLNREQAYKVTVLDHRDGSFREPAPRHGGQVQYDMGKVALLKTDQGNLIVVTTFRVPPFSSRQLSSLGIVLEELNWIIAKGVNAPVAAYRDICPVMLQVNTPGETCADATRFDFKNRRKPLYPFETITGNETGNLAGI, encoded by the coding sequence ATGAAAAAACGGGTGGCACTGGTCGGCATTTATCACGAGTCGAATACCTTTAATAAACGGCTGACGGTTTACGAAGATTTTGTAAACAGTCGCTTATTGAAAGGTGCAGCCATTATTGAGCAGTATAAAAATGCCTATCATGAGATCGGCGGATTTATCGAGGCACTGGATAAGGACGCAATAGAGCTGGTTCCTGTTTTTTATGCAGAGGCAACACCGGGTGGAACGATTGGTGCCTCCGCTTATCTGCAATTGAAGCAGGAATTATTGCAATTGCTGGAGGCTGTGCTTCCCGTAGATGCGGTACTGGTAGCGCCGCACGGAGCCGGAGTTTGCGAAACCTGCCCGGATATGGATGGCGATTGGCTGCTGGCCGTGCGTCAATTGGTAGGACCAACAACTCCCGTTGTGGGTACCCTGGACCCCCATGCCAATGTAAGCGTGCAAATGATACAACAAACGACGGCCTTGATTGCATATGCTACAAATCCGCATTTAGATCAGCGCCAAACCGGCATAAAAGCAGCGCAATTGTTAAACCGGATATTGCTGGAAGGTTTAAAAGTGCAACAGGAATTACTCCAGTTGCCGCTTTCAATCAGTATTGAACAGCAAAATACGAATACGGAGCCCTGCCGGTCCTTATACCGGGAAGTTCAGGATATAGCCACCGCTGAAGGAGTTATACAGGTGAGCATTATTCTCGGATTTCCCTACGCAGATGTATACGAAATGGGCACCGCTGTAATTGTGGTTACCAGGCAGGGCGAAAATGCTACGCAGTTGTTTCCGGAATTAAGTGCCTGTTTCATGAAACGCCTTCCGCAGTTTCGAGGGGAAAAACTGAATCCTGAAGAACTCCTTGAGCAGGCCCTGACAGCGGAACGGCCGGTGTTATTACTGGATATGGGCGATAATGTAGGCGGAGGTTCAGCCGGAACAAGCATGTTCCTGATGGATTTGTTAGAAGCCGCTGGTGCAACGAAGGCGGTGATCTGTATGCACGATCCGGCAACGGTAAGGGCTGTTTCCGGCTTGAAGGCTGGAACAAGATCAGCGATCGCCTTTCATAGGCTGAATCCGTTAAACCGGGAACAAGCTTATAAGGTTACGGTGCTTGATCATCGCGATGGATCTTTCCGGGAACCTGCCCCCCGGCATGGCGGACAGGTACAATATGATATGGGGAAAGTGGCGTTGCTGAAAACGGATCAGGGGAATCTGATTGTTGTGACCACGTTTCGCGTACCGCCTTTTAGCAGCAGGCAGTTGAGCAGTTTGGGAATTGTACTGGAGGAGCTGAACTGGATTATTGCCAAGGGCGTCAATGCGCCTGTTGCTGCTTACCGGGATATTTGCCCGGTTATGCTACAGGTAAATACGCCCGGTGAAACCTGTGCAGATGCAACCCGATTTGATTTTAAAAACCGCAGGAAACCACTTTATCCATTTGAAACAATTACCGGTAATGAAACAGGAAACCTTGCAGGAATTTAA
- a CDS encoding succinylglutamate desuccinylase/aspartoacylase family protein, protein MELKGKEEGPHVLIIAGVHGDEYEPMITIMELHKRLVNALKKGRVTLICCANETAYLAGQRMGADGLDLARICPGTPAGTVSQQAAFGLSEQIRNCDYLVDLHTGGALFDLFPLSGYMLHADPKVLQVQRQMAAAFNLPLVWGTDAAPDGRTLSVARDAAIPAIYVEYGGGNVVQEPVIEAYTEGCLGVLDHLNMLREEAREERASKVVYTVEDATPDGGFLQGKMLSRFDGVFLPKVQPGSMIKKGDIWGVIYDPLFRRQWTVEADCAGLVLFVRRHPRVYPGDSLGGILLLDK, encoded by the coding sequence ATGGAATTAAAAGGCAAAGAAGAGGGGCCGCATGTACTGATCATTGCCGGTGTGCATGGGGATGAGTATGAGCCGATGATCACCATCATGGAATTGCACAAAAGGCTGGTCAATGCGTTGAAAAAGGGACGGGTGACTTTAATTTGCTGTGCAAATGAAACGGCTTACCTCGCAGGCCAGCGAATGGGTGCCGATGGGTTGGACCTGGCAAGGATTTGTCCCGGAACGCCGGCCGGAACCGTTTCGCAACAGGCTGCATTCGGGCTTTCTGAGCAGATCCGGAATTGCGATTACCTGGTGGACCTGCATACGGGTGGCGCTTTGTTTGATCTGTTCCCGTTAAGTGGTTATATGCTCCATGCCGACCCGAAGGTGCTGCAGGTACAGCGGCAAATGGCAGCCGCTTTTAATTTGCCGCTGGTTTGGGGTACGGATGCTGCTCCAGACGGAAGAACCTTATCGGTTGCCAGGGATGCGGCCATTCCCGCGATCTATGTGGAATACGGAGGCGGTAACGTGGTTCAGGAACCGGTTATTGAAGCCTATACAGAAGGTTGTTTGGGTGTGCTGGATCATTTGAATATGCTGCGGGAGGAAGCAAGGGAAGAGCGTGCCTCTAAAGTGGTGTATACCGTGGAAGACGCCACTCCGGATGGAGGCTTTTTGCAGGGGAAAATGTTGTCTAGATTTGACGGGGTCTTTTTGCCAAAAGTGCAGCCGGGCAGCATGATAAAGAAAGGCGATATATGGGGTGTTATTTACGATCCGCTGTTCCGGCGCCAATGGACAGTGGAGGCTGATTGTGCAGGACTGGTACTGTTTGTGCGCAGGCATCCCCGAGTATACCCGGGGGATTCCCTGGGGGGAATTTTACTGCTTGATAAATAA
- a CDS encoding SMP-30/gluconolactonase/LRE family protein has translation MKQETLQEFNGPMAVWQHPFYTEGPVVDATGTLFVTNLQGGQILRITQEGIAAEWARASCPNGQMIAANGAHWVCDSKDACVKCFDPSGKCSGVLAEGMVSGHLIQCPNDLVSDGDGGFFFTDSVRHTGIVCHVDRHRKKRVIAAHLDYPNGIAWHPGTNQLFIAESYQNRILVADLNRGSSVPVVFSDLPRHPSGKAIANLPDGLAFDCFHNLWVAHYGMGCIQILDQRGVLIRKLATEFQLTSNLFIQDQLLLVTGGAGEPGPGFVQRLKTKEGEL, from the coding sequence ATGAAACAGGAAACCTTGCAGGAATTTAATGGACCAATGGCTGTTTGGCAGCATCCTTTTTATACAGAGGGCCCCGTGGTGGATGCTACCGGTACACTGTTCGTAACCAATTTACAGGGCGGCCAGATTTTACGCATCACGCAGGAAGGAATTGCAGCAGAATGGGCACGTGCTTCTTGTCCGAACGGTCAAATGATTGCTGCCAACGGAGCGCATTGGGTTTGTGATAGCAAAGACGCCTGCGTAAAGTGTTTCGATCCTTCCGGTAAATGTTCAGGTGTTTTAGCCGAAGGAATGGTTTCGGGTCATCTCATACAATGTCCGAATGACCTGGTTAGCGACGGCGATGGTGGGTTCTTTTTTACCGATTCGGTGCGGCATACCGGCATTGTATGTCATGTAGACCGCCATCGCAAAAAGCGGGTCATTGCAGCGCATCTCGATTATCCGAACGGGATCGCATGGCACCCGGGGACTAACCAGCTTTTTATAGCAGAAAGTTATCAAAACAGAATCCTTGTGGCAGACCTGAACCGGGGATCATCAGTTCCCGTTGTTTTTAGTGATCTGCCCCGGCATCCTTCGGGTAAGGCAATCGCTAACCTGCCGGACGGGCTGGCTTTTGACTGCTTTCATAATTTATGGGTAGCGCATTATGGGATGGGCTGCATCCAGATCCTGGACCAGCGCGGTGTATTAATCCGGAAGCTGGCAACGGAATTTCAACTCACGTCCAATCTGTTTATACAGGACCAGCTGTTGCTGGTTACCGGAGGGGCAGGGGAGCCCGGCCCGGGCTTTGTACAACGGTTAAAAACCAAAGAAGGTGAACTATAG
- a CDS encoding RidA family protein: protein MHIKKEPLSGDAIPKSHLPFSPAIKSGDFLFISGQASVDGEGKIIAGSFEEECRRSFDNLKKIVEGAGLTMDHIVQVRNYVADQEDLAAFNEIYRSYFSAPFPARTTLIGCLGTILKFEVEAIARYE, encoded by the coding sequence ATGCATATAAAAAAAGAACCGCTGTCGGGCGATGCGATCCCCAAGAGTCATTTGCCTTTTTCACCGGCCATCAAAAGCGGCGATTTCCTGTTTATTTCCGGTCAGGCCTCGGTAGACGGAGAAGGGAAAATAATAGCAGGAAGTTTTGAAGAAGAATGCCGGCGCTCCTTTGATAATCTGAAAAAGATTGTGGAAGGCGCAGGGTTAACCATGGATCATATCGTACAGGTGCGGAATTATGTTGCAGACCAGGAAGATCTTGCTGCATTTAATGAGATCTACCGTAGCTATTTTTCAGCGCCCTTTCCTGCAAGAACGACATTGATCGGTTGTTTGGGAACCATTTTGAAATTTGAAGTAGAAGCTATTGCACGTTATGAATAG
- a CDS encoding dihydrodipicolinate synthase family protein — translation MKEIFKGLWSAMFTPTDEAGLPQMEQLEKLVHLLIAQGQDGLYVLGSTGQGVLFTEAQRKMVLEMVIKTAGGRVPVMVQVGALTTAESIRLAVHAAECGADAISSVAPIYFSGSVANALQHYRKIAEATDLPFFPYQLGNNTMGDIPSFIEQLLQIPNVAGMKLTTGQLMEISAIHLQAGDRLQLFSGADELMCHASLCGANGAIGSFYNLWGVACKRVLEAFKEGDFGRAKNFMLEFQKTILYVLPNIWTFFRKAMQLKYGIDIGPTKAPLGLNQEEWSDAEVLALSDKIEAAAGITNTGSQ, via the coding sequence ATGAAAGAAATATTTAAAGGTTTATGGTCGGCCATGTTTACACCGACTGATGAAGCAGGTTTGCCGCAAATGGAACAATTGGAGAAGCTGGTTCATTTATTAATTGCTCAGGGCCAGGATGGCTTGTATGTGTTGGGTTCCACCGGGCAGGGGGTCTTGTTCACCGAGGCGCAACGAAAAATGGTATTGGAAATGGTCATAAAAACAGCAGGGGGGCGTGTGCCGGTAATGGTGCAGGTGGGCGCACTTACTACTGCGGAATCCATAAGACTTGCCGTACATGCAGCGGAATGCGGAGCCGATGCTATATCATCGGTTGCTCCTATTTATTTTTCCGGTTCGGTTGCGAATGCCTTGCAGCATTACCGGAAGATTGCAGAAGCCACAGATCTGCCTTTCTTTCCCTATCAGCTTGGTAACAATACCATGGGGGATATACCCAGTTTTATTGAACAACTGCTGCAGATTCCTAATGTAGCTGGTATGAAGCTCACCACGGGACAGCTTATGGAAATAAGCGCCATTCACCTGCAGGCAGGCGACCGGTTACAACTGTTTAGCGGTGCCGATGAACTGATGTGTCATGCCAGCCTTTGTGGTGCAAACGGAGCAATCGGATCTTTTTATAATTTATGGGGTGTAGCTTGCAAGAGAGTATTGGAAGCATTTAAAGAAGGCGATTTTGGACGGGCTAAAAATTTCATGCTTGAATTTCAGAAGACGATCCTGTATGTATTGCCCAATATCTGGACTTTTTTCAGAAAAGCAATGCAATTGAAATACGGGATTGATATCGGCCCCACCAAGGCTCCGCTGGGTCTAAACCAGGAAGAATGGTCGGATGCGGAAGTGCTTGCTTTATCAGACAAAATTGAGGCAGCCGCCGGTATAACGAATACGGGCAGCCAATAG